The Brassica napus cultivar Da-Ae chromosome C7, Da-Ae, whole genome shotgun sequence genome has a segment encoding these proteins:
- the LOC106427600 gene encoding GATA transcription factor 18-like yields MTQGRYCESCGWFHEHTQTCLFVHNGNGCSNTQTAVVDCTLSLGPPSTTTTRLSERDKKKMRQSSTSSRVSSFTDTDKNTSKTSTYSVLPSSNRRISGGGDTLLDRRCTNCDTTSTPLWRNGPRGPKSLCNACGIRFKKEERRTMDTTRMTASSTVAQDLHGHHPSSYSNHNNATDQSGSSTCNFVASEIMLNHDYGGAGEYYRRNPVDGVNGLPSHSWRCRGYGNES; encoded by the exons ATGACGCAGGGGAGATATTGTGAGTCTTGCGGATGGTTCCACGAGCACACTCAAACATGCTTATTTGTCCACAATGGAAACGGCTGTTCGAACACACAAACCGCTGTTGTTGACTGCACTCTCTCTTTGGGACCTCCGTCCACTACAACTACAAGATTATCTGAGagagacaagaagaagatgCGACAGTCCAGTACTTCTTCTCGTGTCTCCAGTTTCACGGACACCGATAAGAACACCTCCAAAACTTCGACGTATAGCGTCCTTCCTTCTTCCAACCGCCGTATTTCTGGTGGCGGCGATACTCTACTTGATCGTCGCTGTACCAACTGTGATACAACGTCTACGCCCCTATGGAGGAATGGTCCTCGAGGTCCCaag TCGTTATGCAATGCGTGTGGAATTCGTTTCAAGAAAGAAGAGAGGAGAACGATGGATACGACGAGGATGACAGCTAGCAGCACCGTCGCGCAAGATCTACACGGACACCATCCTTCCAGTTATAGTAACCACAACAATGCTACTGATCAGAGCGGATCGTCAACGTGCAATTTCGTAGCCAGCGAGATCATGTTAAACCATGACTACGGCGGTGCTGGAGAGTATTACCGGCGGAACCCCGTAGATGGAGTTAACGGCCTACCTTCCCACTCGTGGAGATGTAGAGGATACGGCAATGAGTCTTGA
- the LOC106358486 gene encoding putative glucose-6-phosphate 1-epimerase isoform X3, whose product MAMMVSVSNSFLTFNSPNHLRTSRRRFCAMATTGVRVTEGEGNLPKLVLTSPDKSEAEIYLFGGCVTSWKVASGKDLLFVRPDAVFNKIKPISGGIPHCFPQFGPGVIQQHGFGRNMDWSVVDSENAVDNAAVTLELKDGPYSRSMWDFAFHALYKVVVGADCLSTELKITNTDNKPFSFNTALHTYFRASVTGASVRGLKGCKTLNKDPDPKNPIEGQEDRDAVNFPGFVDCVYLDAPNELHFDNGLGDQIIIKNTNWSDAVLWNPHVQMEACYRDFVCVENAKLGDVKLEPGQSWTATQLLSIS is encoded by the exons ATGGCGATGATGGTATCAGTCTCCAACTCATTTCTGACCTTTAATTCTCCAAATCACCTCCGAACCAGCCG AAGAAGATTCTGTGCGATGGCTACTACGGGAGTGAGAGTCACAGAAGGTGAAGGCAATTTGCCAAAACTCGTCCTCACTTCTCCCGACAAGAg CGAGGCAGAGATATATCTGTTTGGAGGATGCGTAACATCCTGGAAAGTTGCAAGTGGGAAAGATCTTCTTTTTGTTAGACCTGATGCTGTCTTCAATAAGATCAAACCCATTAGCGGAGGGATTCCACATTGTTTCCCACAGTTTGGACCTGGAGTTATTCAGCAG CATGGGTTTGGAAGGAACATGGACTGGTCTGTTGTTGATTCTGAGAATGCCGTTGACAATGCTGCTGTTACTCTTGAGCTCAAGGATGGTCCTTATAGTCGATCCATGTGGGACTTTGCTTTCCACGCTCTTTACAAG GTCGTTGTTGGCGCGGACTGCCTTTCCACCGAACTTAAAATTACAAACACAGACAACAAGCCATTCTCTTTTAACACTGCCTTGCATACTTACTTCCGT GCTTCTGTCACGGGAGCATCCGTTAGAGGTCTGAAGGGTTGTAAAACTCTCAATAAGGATCCTGACCCTAAAAACCCAATTGAGGGTCAAGAAGACAG GGATGCAGTCAATTTTCCTGGATTTGTGGATTGCGTCTATCTTGATGCCCCTAATGAATTGCACTTTGATAATGGCTTGGGTGATCAAATAATCATCAAAAACACAAA CTGGTCGGATGCAGTCTTGTGGAACCCCCATGTTCAGATGGAGGCTTGTTACAGAGACTTTGTCTGCGTGGAAAATGCAAAG CTTGGGGATGTCAAGCTCGAGCCAGGACAGTCTTGGACAGCAACACAGCTCCTCAGCATCAGTTGA
- the LOC106358486 gene encoding putative glucose-6-phosphate 1-epimerase isoform X2 — translation MAMMVSVSNSFLTFNSPNHLRTSRRRRFCAMATTGVRVTEGEGNLPKLVLTSPDKSEAEIYLFGGCVTSWKVASGKDLLFVRPDAVFNKIKPISGGIPHCFPQFGPGVIQQHGFGRNMDWSVVDSENAVDNAAVTLELKDGPYSRSMWDFAFHALYKVVVGADCLSTELKITNTDNKPFSFNTALHTYFRASVTGASVRGLKGCKTLNKDPDPKNPIEGQEDRDAVNFPGFVDCVYLDAPNELHFDNGLGDQIIIKNTNWSDAVLWNPHVQMEACYRDFVCVENAKLGDVKLEPGQSWTATQLLSIS, via the exons ATGGCGATGATGGTATCAGTCTCCAACTCATTTCTGACCTTTAATTCTCCAAATCACCTCCGAACCAGCCG CAGAAGAAGATTCTGTGCGATGGCTACTACGGGAGTGAGAGTCACAGAAGGTGAAGGCAATTTGCCAAAACTCGTCCTCACTTCTCCCGACAAGAg CGAGGCAGAGATATATCTGTTTGGAGGATGCGTAACATCCTGGAAAGTTGCAAGTGGGAAAGATCTTCTTTTTGTTAGACCTGATGCTGTCTTCAATAAGATCAAACCCATTAGCGGAGGGATTCCACATTGTTTCCCACAGTTTGGACCTGGAGTTATTCAGCAG CATGGGTTTGGAAGGAACATGGACTGGTCTGTTGTTGATTCTGAGAATGCCGTTGACAATGCTGCTGTTACTCTTGAGCTCAAGGATGGTCCTTATAGTCGATCCATGTGGGACTTTGCTTTCCACGCTCTTTACAAG GTCGTTGTTGGCGCGGACTGCCTTTCCACCGAACTTAAAATTACAAACACAGACAACAAGCCATTCTCTTTTAACACTGCCTTGCATACTTACTTCCGT GCTTCTGTCACGGGAGCATCCGTTAGAGGTCTGAAGGGTTGTAAAACTCTCAATAAGGATCCTGACCCTAAAAACCCAATTGAGGGTCAAGAAGACAG GGATGCAGTCAATTTTCCTGGATTTGTGGATTGCGTCTATCTTGATGCCCCTAATGAATTGCACTTTGATAATGGCTTGGGTGATCAAATAATCATCAAAAACACAAA CTGGTCGGATGCAGTCTTGTGGAACCCCCATGTTCAGATGGAGGCTTGTTACAGAGACTTTGTCTGCGTGGAAAATGCAAAG CTTGGGGATGTCAAGCTCGAGCCAGGACAGTCTTGGACAGCAACACAGCTCCTCAGCATCAGTTGA
- the LOC106358486 gene encoding putative glucose-6-phosphate 1-epimerase isoform X1, translated as MAMMVSVSNSFLTFNSPNHLRTSRSRRRFCAMATTGVRVTEGEGNLPKLVLTSPDKSEAEIYLFGGCVTSWKVASGKDLLFVRPDAVFNKIKPISGGIPHCFPQFGPGVIQQHGFGRNMDWSVVDSENAVDNAAVTLELKDGPYSRSMWDFAFHALYKVVVGADCLSTELKITNTDNKPFSFNTALHTYFRASVTGASVRGLKGCKTLNKDPDPKNPIEGQEDRDAVNFPGFVDCVYLDAPNELHFDNGLGDQIIIKNTNWSDAVLWNPHVQMEACYRDFVCVENAKLGDVKLEPGQSWTATQLLSIS; from the exons ATGGCGATGATGGTATCAGTCTCCAACTCATTTCTGACCTTTAATTCTCCAAATCACCTCCGAACCAGCCG CAGCAGAAGAAGATTCTGTGCGATGGCTACTACGGGAGTGAGAGTCACAGAAGGTGAAGGCAATTTGCCAAAACTCGTCCTCACTTCTCCCGACAAGAg CGAGGCAGAGATATATCTGTTTGGAGGATGCGTAACATCCTGGAAAGTTGCAAGTGGGAAAGATCTTCTTTTTGTTAGACCTGATGCTGTCTTCAATAAGATCAAACCCATTAGCGGAGGGATTCCACATTGTTTCCCACAGTTTGGACCTGGAGTTATTCAGCAG CATGGGTTTGGAAGGAACATGGACTGGTCTGTTGTTGATTCTGAGAATGCCGTTGACAATGCTGCTGTTACTCTTGAGCTCAAGGATGGTCCTTATAGTCGATCCATGTGGGACTTTGCTTTCCACGCTCTTTACAAG GTCGTTGTTGGCGCGGACTGCCTTTCCACCGAACTTAAAATTACAAACACAGACAACAAGCCATTCTCTTTTAACACTGCCTTGCATACTTACTTCCGT GCTTCTGTCACGGGAGCATCCGTTAGAGGTCTGAAGGGTTGTAAAACTCTCAATAAGGATCCTGACCCTAAAAACCCAATTGAGGGTCAAGAAGACAG GGATGCAGTCAATTTTCCTGGATTTGTGGATTGCGTCTATCTTGATGCCCCTAATGAATTGCACTTTGATAATGGCTTGGGTGATCAAATAATCATCAAAAACACAAA CTGGTCGGATGCAGTCTTGTGGAACCCCCATGTTCAGATGGAGGCTTGTTACAGAGACTTTGTCTGCGTGGAAAATGCAAAG CTTGGGGATGTCAAGCTCGAGCCAGGACAGTCTTGGACAGCAACACAGCTCCTCAGCATCAGTTGA
- the LOC125589877 gene encoding pentatricopeptide repeat-containing protein At5g66520-like: MSLTLTSSSLALEHTLSCLHKCSKEVELKQVHAHMLKSGFFHDPYAITKFLSFCLSSSTFSSYAQDVFLNGLDRPDTFLWNLMIRGLSSSDQPQSSLLLYHRMLSSSAPHNPYTFPFLLKACSNLSAFQETTQIHAHLTKLGYANDVYSVNSLINSYAVTGRFNHARLLFDRIQEPDLVSWNSVIKGYAKAGEMDTALTLFRKMPEAKKNAISWTTIISGYVQAGMNKEALQLFHEMHNSNVPPDKVSLASALSACAQLGALEQGRWIHSYADKERISIDSVLACALIDMYAKCGDMEEALRVFKNRKKAKSVQVWTALISGYAYHGLGGEAMNTFTEMQKVGVKPNAITLTAVLTACSYTGLVEQGKSVFYTMERDHNVKPTIEHYGCVVDLLGRAGLLDEANRLVQKMPMKANAVIWGSLLKACQIHKNIELGERIGEMLIGMDPNHGGRYVHTANIHAMGGKWDKAAETRRLMKDKGVVKVPGCSMISLEGTTHEFTAGDRSHAEIEKIRTKWRAVRRELEGNGYVPELEDVLLDLADDEEREAIVHQHSEKLAVTYGLMKTKPGTTIRIMKNLRVCKDCHKVMKLVSKIYKRDIVMRDRTRFHRFRDGKCTCGDYW, translated from the coding sequence ATGTCGCTAACTTTAACTTCCTCTTCTCTCGCACTGGAACACACTCTCTCTTGTCTCCATAAATGCTCAAAGGAGGTTGAACTCAAGCAAGTCCATGCTCACATGCTCAAATCCGGCTTCTTCCACGATCCTTACGCCATCAcaaagtttctttctttctgccTTTCCTCCTCCACCTTCTCCTCTTACGCCCAGGACGTTTTTCTCAACGGCTTAGATCGTCCAGACACTTTCTTGTGGAACCTTATGATCAGAGGACTCTCTTCCTCTGACCAACCCCAATCCTCTCTTCTCCTCTATCACCGCATGCTCTCCTCTTCCGCTCCTCATAACCCCTACACCTTCCCCTTTCTTCTCAAAGCTTGTTCCAATCTCTCCGCTTTCCAAGAAACCACCCAAATCCACGCACACCTCACCAAACTCGGATACGCCAACGACGTATACTCAGTCAACTCTCTCATTAACTCATACGCAGTCACCGGGCGCTTCAACCACGCTCGCCTTCTCTTCGACCGAATCCAAGAACCCGACCTCGTCTCCTGGAACTCCGTCATCAAAGGCTACGCAAAAGCTGGAGAGATGGATACCGCTTTAACCTTATTCAGAAAGATGCCGGAGGCAAAGAAGAACGCTATCTCGTGGACTACCATCATCTCCGGGTACGTTCAAGCGGGAATGAACAAGGAAGCTCTGCAGCTGTTCCACGAAATGCACAACTCTAACGTTCCCCCTGATAAAGTCTCTCTAGCCAGCGCTCTCTCGGCTTGCGCTCAGCTCGGGGCGCTCGAGCAAGGGAGATGGATCCATTCATACGCTGACAAAGAAAGAATCAGTATCGACTCCGTCTTGGCTTGCGCTCTTATAGATATGTACGCGAAGTGCGGCGACATGGAAGAAGCTTTGAGAGTTTTCAAGAACAGGAAGAAGGCGAAATCAGTTCAGGTTTGGACTGCTTTGATCTCCGGTTATGCATACCACGGACTCGGTGGAGAAGCAATGAACACATTCACGGAGATGCAGAAGGTGGGAGTGAAGCCAAACGCGATCACACTCACCGCGGTGCTCACTGCTTGCAGCTACACAGGGCTAGTCGAACAAGGCAAGTCGGTGTTCTACACCATGGAGAGAGATCACAACGTGAAACCGACGATAGAGCATTACGGCTGCGTGGTTGATTTGCTCGGTCGAGCTGGACTGCTCGACGAAGCAAACCGTCTCGTTCAGAAGATGCCTATGAAGGCGAACGCTGTGATATGGGGCTCGCTGCTCAAAGCCTGTCAGATTCACAAAAACATCGAGCTGGGAGAGAGAATTGGAGAGATGTTAATCGGAATGGATCCTAATCACGGAGGGAGATACGTTCATACGGCGAACATTCACGCCATGGGGGGAAAGTGGGACAAGGCAGCTGAAACGAGAAGACTGATGAAGGACAAAGGGGTTGTGAAAGTGCCTGGTTGCAGTATGATCAGCTTGGAAGGGACCACACACGAGTTTACAGCGGGAGACAGATCACACGCGGAGATTGAGAAAATTCGAACTAAGTGGAGAGCCGTAAGAAGGGAACTTGAAGGAAACGGGTACGTACCGGAGTTGGAAGATGTGCTGCTCGATCTAGCTGATGATGAGGAAAGAGAGGCTATTGTGCATCAGCACAGCGAGAAACTGGCTGTAACCTATGGGCTAATGAAGACTAAACCGGGAACAACGATACGTATAATGAAGAATCTGAGAGTGTGCAAAGACTGTCACAAAGTAATGAAACTCGTCTCTAAGATATACAAGAGAGATATCGTAATGAGAGATAGGACAAGGTTCCATCGTTTCAGAGATGGGAAATGCACTTGTGGGGACTACTGGTGA
- the LOC125589878 gene encoding gamma carbonic anhydrase 3, mitochondrial-like has product MVMGRALYSVGFWIRETGQALDRLGCRLQGKNHFREQLSRHRTLMNVFDKSPSVDKQAFVAPSASLIGNVHVGPASSIWYGCVLRGDANSISVGAGTNIQDNTLVHVAKSNLSGKVLPTLIGDNVTIGHSAVLHGCTVDDGSYIGASATVLDGAHVEKQAMVESGALVRQNTRIPSGEVWGGNPARFLRKVTEEEKAFFSSSAVDCSNLAQAHAGENTKNLDETDFKKLLYKKNSRDAEYDSVLSDLSLSEHVPKSA; this is encoded by the exons ATGGTGATGGGAAGGGCATTGTACAGCGTGGGGTTCTGGATCCGGGAAACGGGTCAAGCACTTGATCGGCTGGGTTGTCGCCTCCAAGGCAAAAATCACTTCCGAGAACAAC TATCCAGGCACCGCACGCTTATGAATGTTTTTGACAAATCCCCTAGTGTCGACAAGCAGGCGTTCGTTGCTCCTAGCGCTTCTCTCATTGGTAATGTCCATGTGGGACCAGCTTCCTCCATTTGGTATGGATGCGTCTTGAGAG GAGATGCTAACAGCATCAGTGTCGGCGCTGGGACCAATATCCAAGATAACACTCTTGTCCACGTTGCCAAGTCCAACTTGAGCGGCAAGGTCTTGCCTACTCTCATTGGAGACAATGTCACTATTG GTCATAGTGCTGTTTTACATGGGTGCACTGTCGATGACGGGTCCTATATTGGTGCAAGTGCAACGGTCTTAGATGGAGCTCATGTTGAAAAGCAAGCCATGGTTGAGTCAGGAGCTCTTGTCAGGCAGAACACTAGAATTCCCTCCGGCGAG GTTTGGGGAGGGAATCCAGCTAGATTTCTGAGGAAGGTGACTGAAGAGGAAAAGGCCTTCTTCTCTAGTTCGGCTGTGGATTGTTCCAACTTAGCTCAAGCGCACGCCGGAGAAAACACTAAGAACTTGGACGAGACTGATTTCAAGAAGCTTCTTTACAAGAAGAACTCTCGCGATGCAGAATACGACTCAGTACTCAGTGATCTCAGTCTCTCTGAACATGTACCAAAATCAGCTTGA
- the LOC106413903 gene encoding pentatricopeptide repeat-containing protein At5g66500, mitochondrial — protein MFACLSRFGDASGKSTNLLWRAALARNFAVHADHLFDELPQRDLSSLNSQLSSYLRGGNPDGTLGLFVKMHRASPVLTSHTFTPVLGACALSSYPQTGRQVHALMIKQGAETGTISKTALIDMYSKHGSLADSVAVFDSVEDKDVVSWNALLSGFLRNGKGKEALGVFAAMCSEKVSISEFTLCSVVKTCASLKILQQGKQVHAVVVVTGRDLVVLGTSMISFYSSVGLMSEAMKVYFSLNVHTDEVMLNSLLSGCIRNRNYKDALSLMSRRRPNARVLVSSLASCSDNSDLWIGKQIHCVALRNGFLSDSKLCNGLMDMYGKCGQIVQACAVFRAIKSKTVVSWTSMIDAYGVNGDGVKALETFREMCEEGRGVLPNSVTFLVVLSACAHAGLVEEGKECFGMMKEKYGLLPGTEHYVCFIDILSKAGDTEEIWRLVERMNDNGNNLPCAIWVAVLSACSLNMDVTRGEYAARRVMEEKGHDEKASVYVLVSNFYAAIGKWDLVEEMREKLNKKGLAKAAGHSSFM, from the coding sequence ATGTTCGCATGTCTGTCTCGCTTCGGTGATGCTTCCGGTAAATCAACGAATTTACTATGGAGAGCTGCGCTCGCGCGTAATTTTGCAGTCCATGCCGATCACCTGTTCGACGAATTGCCGCAACGAGACCTCTCATCGCTTAACTCTCAGCTCTCGTCTTACCTCCGCGGAGGAAACCCAGATGGAACCTTGGGTCTCTTCGTTAAGATGCATCGAGCCAGCCCTGTTCTCACCTCGCACACCTTCACTCCTGTTCTCGGCGCCTGTGCCCTCTCGTCCTATCCACAAACAGGACGCCAAGTTCACGCCTTGATGATCAAACAAGGCGCCGAGACAGGAACCATATCCAAAACTGCGCTTATCGACATGTACTCAAAGCACGGGAGCTTGGCTGACTCCGTTGCTGTGTTCGATAGCGTCGAGGATAAAGACGTTGTATCGTGGAACGCTCTGCTTTCCGGTTTCCTTCGAAACGGTAAGGGCAAAGAAGCTCTCGGCGTTTTCGCAGCTATGTGTAGCGAAAAAGTCTCAATCAGCGAGTTCACTTTGTGTTCTGTTGTCAAAACATGCGCCTCTCTCAAGATTCTGCAGCAAGGGAAGCAAGTCCACGCCGTGGTGGTGGTCACCGGACGCGATCTCGTTGTCTTAGGAACTTCGATGATTAGTTTCTACTCTAGCGTAGGGCTGATGAGTGAGGCCATGAAGGTTTATTTCAGTCTGAATGTTCATACGGACGAGGTGATGTTGAACTCTTTGTTATCAGGCTGCATACGAAACCGAAACTACAAGGACGCATTATCGCTTATGAGTAGGCGGAGACCCAACGCGAGAGTGCTCGTTAGCTCTCTCGCTAGCTGCTCTGACAACTCTGATCTGTGGATCGGTAAACAGATACACTGCGTCGCCTTGCGCAATGGCTTCCTTTCGGATTCGAAGCTGTGCAACGGCTTGATGGATATGTACGGCAAATGTGGTCAGATCGTGCAAGCGTGTGCTGTGTTCAGAGCTATTAAGTCGAAAACCGTGGTCTCTTGGACGAGTATGATAGATGCGTATGGGGTTAACGGGGACGGCGTCAAAGCGCTTGAAACCTTCAGGGAAATGTGCGAAGAAGGAAGAGGAGTTTTACCCAATTCAGTGACGTTCCTCGTTGTTTTATCGGCGTGTGCGCACGCGGGGTTAGTTGAAGAAGGTAAGGAATGTTTTGGTATGATGAAGGAGAAGTATGGGCTGTTACCAGGAACAGAGCATTACGTATGCTTCATCGATATCTTAAGCAAGGCTGGTGATACAGAGGAGATATGGAGATTAGTCGAGAGAATGAACGATAATGGAAACAACCTTCCTTGTGCTATATGGGTCGCGGTACTTAGTGCTTGTAGTCTTAATATGGATGTAACGCGAGGGGAGTATGCAGCAAGGAGGGTTATGGAGGAGAAGGGTCATGATGAGAAGGCAAGCGTCTATGTGTTGGTTTCGAATTTCTACGCAGCGATTGGGAAGTGGGATTTGGTTGAAGAAATGAGGGAGAAGTTGAATAAGAAAGGTTTGGCTAAAGCAGCTGGACACAGTTCATTCATGTGA
- the BNAC07G16740D gene encoding uncharacterized protein BNAC07G16740D produces MIRALSTRKDRGGYKKLGGEKEEEAAGVRLLEGKVQSVPAEVKKPVEKTGRSVHPLLSFFDIGSQKKKKKTKKKTTTTAKPEFSRYLEYVKEGGVWDATSNGPVIYYK; encoded by the coding sequence ATGATTAGAGCCTTGAGCACGAGGAAGGACCGAGGCGGCTACAAGAAGCTGGGTggtgagaaagaagaagaagcagcaggGGTTAGGCTTTTAGAAGGGAAAGTGCAGAGCGTTCCAGCAGAGGTGAAGAAACCAGTGGAAAAAACTGGACGTTCAGTTCACCCGCTTTTGAGTTTCTTCGATATTGGatcacagaagaagaagaagaagacaaaaaagaAGACCACAACGACAGCGAAACCAGAGTTCTCTAGGTACCTGGAGTATGTGAAAGAAGGAGGAGTTTGGGATGCTACTTCAAATGGTCCTGTCATATATTACAAATAG